In Streptomyces sannanensis, the DNA window TCCCACCAGCCCTTGTCGTGATCGCCTGCCATTGCTGCAAGCGCGTCGATGAACTCCTCGTCCGGGCAACCATAGTTACCGGCCAGTGTGCGCACCCGCGCCGCGCTGATGCCGGACCGGCCGGATTCCATGTTGGGGATGTTGGTGCGGGGCACGTTCAGCAGGGCTGCGGCGTACTCGGTGCTCATGCCTGCCGCCACGCGCATCTTGCGCAGTTCCGTGCCGAGGCGCTTCTGGCGCGCGGTGGGTGTGCTCCTCGGCGGCATGCGCCCTCCCTTCGAGCCGTGCTGCGCACAGTCTGCCCGGGGGCGGCTGCTCGGTCCACCGAGATGGATTCGGTAAAGGCGTAGTACACGTACTCCTCAGTGTCCTACAGTCAGTAACGCAACACTCACGCACGGTGAAGCTGAAGTGCATCGCGCGAGCCTACCCGCAGCCTCCTCCCCTGGGAGGGGTGGGCCCGCGTCAGGGAGACAGGCCACCGTTCGCCGAGCCCAACACCCCCACCAGCGCAACCGCACGGAGTTCCGCATGAGTGTGTCCATGTGCCCCGACAGCCTGCCGCTGACCGCTCCCACGCCCACTTCCATCCCCACCCCCGACACCCTCGCCTACAGCCTCACGCTCCCCTCGGCCCTGATCACCCCCGCGATCGCCCGTACCGCGACCCGGGCCGTCCTCAACGCCCACGGCTTGACCGGACTTCTCGACCCGGCCCTCCTTGCCGTCAGCGAACTCGTCACCGCCGCCTGCCGTTTCACCGCCCCGGCCTCCGACGTCTACCTCTCCCTCCGTTACCGCGACGGCGCCCTGCGCGTGATCCTCTACGACGGTCACCCCCGCCACACCCACCCCCGCCTCGCCGCGGCCTGCGACGCCCGCCGGCGCTCGGCCCTCCGCCTCCTCGCTCGCGTCGTACGGGAATGCGGCGGTGAATGGGGCTTCGGCGACGCCCGCGAGCCCGCCGGCGGAACGCGGATGTGGGCCGTGCTGCCTTCCTCGGGCGCCGCCGCGTACGGTCGCGCAGACGCACAGCCCTGCGTCGCACCTTGGACGGCGGGGGCAGCGGCCTCGCGATCTTCCGCGGCCCGTCCGGAACAAGCCGGCTCCAGCTTCCCCGCCTCATGACCAGCCCAACAAGCAACTGTCACAAAGGCGTTATCCACCCTTCTCATATGCTGCGGCTGCATCTCCTGCCCCGCGTCGCTCCGCGGTTCGCGGTCGAGGGGTGCCGCTCCGGACGACAGCCGCGGCCGGGGGATGCAGCCAAGGCGTGCTTGTGCACGCCGGGAGAAATACGGGGTGAGACACGATGAAGCCGAGGGCATGGGGAACGGTTGCCGCTTCGGTGGTGCTGCTGTTGGGCACCGCGCAGGCGAACCCCGCAGGGGCAGCCCCGCTGCCCGTCTGTCCGACAGTCTTCGGGCACGGCGGCTACCCCACCGGGGCCAACCCCTGGGACCGCGATCAGGTCCGTCAGCCGAACCACCCGACGGGCCTTGCCCAGCAGAAGAGTTGGGGAGCGGACGGTGTGGAGGCCGACCTCCAGCTCACCAAGAACGGCACCAAGGGCGTGATGTGGCACAACACCACGACCAACGGGCTGACCGGCACCCGAGCGCCCATCACGGAGCTGTGGTGGGCGACCGGCGCCGACCGGCTCAAGGGCCGCACGATCACCCGCGGCCCGTACAACGGGGAAACGGTCTACACCTTCCGCGAGTGGCTCGACAGCGCCAAAGCCAAGAACCTGATTCCTCTGGTGGAACTCAAGGGCGAGGCCAAGCAGTCGCTGCTCAACAGTGACTCGGCCATCCGCGAGACGGCGTGGAACGAGGTCCTCGCGCCCATCTCGGAGCGAATGTCTTCGCAGAAGATCATGATCTACACGCGTGACGCCGCGCTGAAGCCCGAACTCGACAAACGCATCAGGAACGCGGGTCTCGCCGCCGTACTCACGGGCTATCCCGCCTGGGTCGACGGGATCGGCTGGGAGGAGCCGCCTCCGGCGGCTTCCGGCAACTACGAGTCGTGGCAGGCGGCGCTGACGCAACTCGGCTCCAGCGCGACCTCGACACGGATGGCCACCTCATGGACGAAAGACCTCACGGCCTGGCTGAACGGGAAGTGCGCCTGACCCTCGCGACGCGCGCGGGGGCAGTGCGCACTGCCCCCGCGTGCCGGCAAGACCGGCGGAAGGCCGGACCACGGTGCCGGGACACGCGACGATCAGCCGCACCCTGACCCGTGGGCAGGCCGGCCCGTACCAGCCGCAGGCGGCCATCGCCGCCGTGCACGACGAGGCAGAGCACACCGACGCCACGGACCGGCCCCAGATCCTCGCCCCGTACGACTCCTCGAACAGTTCGGGCCGAACCCGATGGTGAACCACCCTCGGTCCACAGGCTGTGGGCATCCTTGCGACGCGGCTCCGCGTCGGGCTCGTTCCGGATTGCCGTGTAGCGGCGGGCCAGTTCATCCGACTCTGCGTGAGTGCCAGAGGCCCGGCAATTCCCCGGAGGGAGTGCCGCGCGAGTCCGTGTCCGGCGCCTTCTTGCCGGTCTTCTTGCCGGTGTCCGGGGCGAGTGGAAGTCTGACGCGATGTATACGGATCTTGTCCACTGGGCCTCGATCGCCGCCGAGGGTTTTCCCTTCCCCGAGGCCGTACCGGTTTCCCGGCTCAGCGACGAACTGTCGGCCATGCTTGTGTCGCCTGACCCCGAGGTCCGAGACGAGCATGCCTACACCGCCGCCGCGCGCTGGATACGCGAAGGGCACCTCGACGAGGTCCTGGAAGACCTCGGGGACACCGCCGCGGACCGTTTCACCCATCCCGAGATTCAGGCCCGGACCTTCGCGCCGCTCGTTCTCCAGTGCGTTCTGAGGCGGGGACACGCTGCCCCCGGCACCGTGCCGGAGGCGGCCGCGGAGCGCTGGTACGCCGGTTTCGCTTCCTGGTACCCGTCCGAGCGCGACACCCGAGGCTGGGACGACGCCCTCGGTTGGCTGCACGCCGTCGCCCACGGCGCCGACGCGGCTGCGGCGTTCGCGCCGGCGCTGCCTGCCCGACGTACCGACCTGCTGGAACTGTGCGCCCATCGGATGACGGCCACGTACGCCGACTACCGCTACGAGCAGTTGGAGGACGCGCGCCTCGCCCGGGCGCTCAGCTCCATCCTGCTCGCTCCCGGCCTGACGGCCGAGCAGGCCACCGACTGGTTGGGCGTCGTGGCGACCGCCCTCGACGGTGGAGGCCCCGGTCCCGTCCCACCGTGGGCCTTCAACACCTTCGCCACCCTTCAGTCCCTCCATCTCCACCTGACCCGCGGCCTCGCCGAAGGGGGCGTTCCGCCGCACGCGCCGGTCGTCGCCGCACGTGTCGCCGAGATCCTGCGGCTGCCTTACCGCTGGCTGGCCTGATACCTGCCTGAGGGACGAGCAAGGCGGCGGGAGCTCACGACCGTCAGCCGGCCCAAAAGGTTGTACTCGCGAACGTTGTTCTCCGGGCCGTGATTGCCCAGGGTGCGGGCTCGGCTCGGCTTGGTGGGTGGCGGGTGGTGGGTGGCGGGTGGAGCGGTCCCATGGGGTGTTGACGCCGGGCTGTGGCGGTGGTCCAGCGCCCCTGGTGTGGTGCGGACGGTCTTGTGGGCGTGCTGGTGGGCTCCTGCTCCGGTCGGGAGGGGGCTGCCGGGTGGGGGTGGGTTATTCGCGGTAGGTGTGGGGTGGGGAGTCGTAGTGGTGGCCGGTGGGGGAGGTCCACCGGGTCACTCCGGTGTCGGGGTCGCGGGTGACGCTCCAGTCGGGGTGGTGCGTCTTGAGCTGGTGGTGTCGATGACACAGGGGGTGCAGGTTGTCGGGGGTGGTCTGCCCGCCCGCTTCGGGGTTCTGGTGGTTGAAGGATTCGCGGTGGTCGAGATCGCAGCGGTGGGCGGGCTGGTTGCAGTGCGGGAACGTGCAGTGCCCGTCCCGGGCGATGACATGCCGCGCGGTCTCCGCGGTCGGCCTGTAAGTCGTCGGATCCGTTTTGACCAGCATTCCCGTTGCCGGGTCGGTGATCAGCCGCCGCCAGATGCTGCCCTCGGCGAACGCGATCTCAGGTCAGAGGTCATCCCTCGTTCGAGTGAACGTTCGGAAACGGAGCCGCCACCACCGGCCCGCAGGCCACCGAAGCCGCCCGGCCCCCGGGCCGCCGAAATTCACCCAGCACCCCGAACCGCGAACGCGCTCACCCGCCGGCACGCAAGCCGCCGAGCCTGCGGCCGCACCCCAAGCCGGACGCGCCAGCCCAGCCACCCACGCACCCCGCCACCCGGCCACGACGAACCGCCACCCGCACCCCCCTCCCGGGGCCCGGCTTCCGGGGCCGCCCCGTCACGTTCAACTCGCGGGGGAGAGAAGGCAGTCAAGGGTGGAGCGAAGCGGAATCGCCGAAGGCGACGCGACCGAAGGGAGCGCCCTTGACGGCCGGCCCGGACCCGCCACACTCACGCCAGGGCGGCCCCCACGCCCACTGCACAGACCCGGCCCACCCCGACCACGCCCCCACCGGCAGGGCCGGACGGCAGCGGTCAGCGGTCTACGGCCAGTGGTCAACCCCGTTCTGTACGTGCCCTGCGCGTAGTGGGAAGTTGGAGGGCCTGGTGGTCATCGGATTGGTCCTCGGCCCCAGGCCTTCCACTCGGCGTAGAGAGGATCGACCGTGCCCTCGGACCACGACATGCTGTGGCGTCGCTGCGCGCTCTTGGGCCGTGTCCTGCTGCCGCTGGTGGACCAGGAGCCATGGCGGCAGGCTCGTCGCCACGAGACACTGAGGGCCCGGGGCATCGACACGGCGGCAGGCGAGCGAATGATCGAGATCTTCGCGGCCCTGGCTGCCCACGCCGTCGCTCTCGACGCTTCCTTGTCCGCCGCAGAACTCGACGCCCTGCCCCTCAAGGTCGTGGCCGACGCGGCTACCGGCAAGCGCGACTATGAACTGCTCGCCGGACTCCCGGACACCTACGCCGACGACCGTGACGGACAGGCCGTTGACGTCTTCCGCCTGTACACCTACAAAGGCGGGCAGTACAGCCACCGGCTCTTGCTGCTGAGCAGGGAACTGTGCTATGTGCTGAACGTCCTCGCCGAACGCTCGCCGACACCATCTCCCACGTGCGGGGACGTCTTCCGCCGGGCGGCCGAGGCCGACCTGCCGCAGTGATCACGGGCTTCAGACAAGCTGAGGCAGCACTCCCGGCCACGGGTGGTGGCGGTGGTCCGGACGACCGTCAGTATCGGTCCTTCTCGCGGGACGCCGACTGGCACGGCCACCCCGACCTCACCCCGATCCCGGTCGACCCGCCCCTGCCGACCCGCACCGTCGCCCTCCTGACCCGTGAGGGCGCCTACCGGTCCGCCGCCCCCGGGCTTTCATCGAGCTGACGCACCACCACGTCACCGCACGGCCCTACACCCCGGCCTGGGTCCTGCACCCTGGTGTGAGTCCTGCATCCTGGCGTGGGCCCTCCACCCTGGCGCGGGCCCTACACCCCGGCGTGAGCCCTGCACCCGGCGTGAGCCCTGCACCCGGCGTGAGCCCTGCATTCTGGCGTGAGCCCTGTACCCACCCCGGCGTGAGCCGTACACCGCATGACGCTCGCGCGTGGTGGTCACAGATGGTGCCAGAGGTCGGCCGGCGAGTTGCCCGGCGGCTGACGGGCCGGCCGGTGTCCTGGGGGCCCTGGGGGCCCTGGGGACACGGAAAACCGGTGTCCGATGGCCCCAAAAAAAAGCTGTGCCGGTGCGCACTGCACCGGCACAGCCTGCTGTCCACTGCTCCGCTACGAGCCGCTGCCGTACGGGCGGGTGATGATCTCCATGCCGTGACCGACCGGGTCCATCCAGTACAGCCCGCGGCCGCCGTCGTTGTGGTTGATCTGCCCCGGGTGCTTCCGGTGGGGGTCGGCGTAGTACGTGATGCCGGCCTCCTTGATCCGCCCGAAGGTCGCGTCGAATTCGTCCTCCGACACGAGGAACGCGTAGTGCTGCGGGGCGATGGGATCCGACTCGGGGAGGCTCGCGAAGTCCAGGGTGACGCCGTTGCTCGTCGTCACGGGGAGGAACGGGCCCCATTCCTCCCCGACTTCCAGCCCCAGAAGACCCGCCAGGAACTCGGCGGAAGCCCGCTTGTCACGGGCGAAAACGATGGTGTGGTTCAGCTGTATCGACACTGTGCAATGCCTCCAAAAGGCATCTCACAGGCACCTCCACGCCTCACCCGGGCGGTGACGCACGCGCGATGCCTTACCTCGATCGTACCTCGCTGTCCTTCCAGGCTCATCTGCGACAAAGCCACCCCGATGATCGTCAACTCGGGCCTGTGGCACAGGAGATGGCCAGTACGTTCCGCGAGGGGGCTGTCCGCCTTCCGCATAGGGTGGACGGTGCAGGCAGGAGACATGAACCGAGGGGGAGTTCGGTGTGTGGCGCGCGGCCAGGACATCGTGCAGTTGCCGCGGACCCATGCTCGTTGTCGGTGCCGCCGCCTAGGCTCGGTGCGTGCTGTTCGCGTTGATCGTCCTCGCCGCCGGTTACGGCGCCGCCGTCGGGCTGCTCGTCCCGCGCGCCGTGTACCGGCTGGCGGTGGAGCCGGACGCTCCCTGGCGTGACAGCTGCCCTTCCGGCCACCCGCTCACCGGTCCGGCCGGCGGATGGCTGGGCCCGGCCCGGTGCGGCGCCTGCGGTGGGGTTTTCCGGGGGCAGGCTTCCGGACTCCCGGACGCCCTTCGGGCGGGTCCTCCCTTGCCGGACGGGCCGCGAATTCAGCCTGTCCGGCGACTGGGAACGGGGTTCTGGGGCGGAGCCCCAGGAGCCACACCCGCCGTCGCGGGTCTCACCGCCGCCGTCTGTGCCGCTCTCGCAGGGGCCGTCGGGTTCGCGCCCGAGCTGGGGGTGTGGCTGCTCCTCGCCCCTTTCTTCGTGCTGCTCGCGCTCGTCGACCGGGCCGTGCAGCGGCTCCCGGACGTCCTCACGCTGCCGCTCGCCGCGGCCGCAGCCGTCCTGCTGGGGGGTGTCGCGCTGCTGCCCGGGGCGCGGGGGTCCTGGCCGCTCGCGCTGCTGGGCGGGCTGGCGCTGGGCGGCGGTTATCTCGTGCTGTTCCTGGTCAACCCGAACGGCATGGGCTTCGGGGACGTCAAGCTGGCGATCGGGCTGGGGGTCGCTCTTGGGTGGTACGGCTGGGGGGTGCTGATGCCGGGCGCCCTGGCGGGGTTCGTCTACGGGGCCGGATACGGCTTCGTCCTCGTACTGCGCGGCCGGGCGGGCCGTAGGACGGCGATGCCGTTCGGGCCGTTCATGGTCGCCGGGGCGTTCACCGGAATGCTGCTGGGTGGTCTCGGAGCGTAGTCGCGGCGCGCCGGAAACAGTGGGGTGGCAGCGAGCACCCCTCACGAAGGGTTATGGTGGAAGCCCCCCCTCGGGCCGGTCCGTATCC includes these proteins:
- a CDS encoding ATP-binding protein; protein product: MSVSMCPDSLPLTAPTPTSIPTPDTLAYSLTLPSALITPAIARTATRAVLNAHGLTGLLDPALLAVSELVTAACRFTAPASDVYLSLRYRDGALRVILYDGHPRHTHPRLAAACDARRRSALRLLARVVRECGGEWGFGDAREPAGGTRMWAVLPSSGAAAYGRADAQPCVAPWTAGAAASRSSAARPEQAGSSFPAS
- a CDS encoding DUF2785 domain-containing protein, which gives rise to MYTDLVHWASIAAEGFPFPEAVPVSRLSDELSAMLVSPDPEVRDEHAYTAAARWIREGHLDEVLEDLGDTAADRFTHPEIQARTFAPLVLQCVLRRGHAAPGTVPEAAAERWYAGFASWYPSERDTRGWDDALGWLHAVAHGADAAAAFAPALPARRTDLLELCAHRMTATYADYRYEQLEDARLARALSSILLAPGLTAEQATDWLGVVATALDGGGPGPVPPWAFNTFATLQSLHLHLTRGLAEGGVPPHAPVVAARVAEILRLPYRWLA
- a CDS encoding HNH endonuclease signature motif containing protein, encoding MLVKTDPTTYRPTAETARHVIARDGHCTFPHCNQPAHRCDLDHRESFNHQNPEAGGQTTPDNLHPLCHRHHQLKTHHPDWSVTRDPDTGVTRWTSPTGHHYDSPPHTYRE
- a CDS encoding VOC family protein encodes the protein MSIQLNHTIVFARDKRASAEFLAGLLGLEVGEEWGPFLPVTTSNGVTLDFASLPESDPIAPQHYAFLVSEDEFDATFGRIKEAGITYYADPHRKHPGQINHNDGGRGLYWMDPVGHGMEIITRPYGSGS
- a CDS encoding A24 family peptidase, giving the protein MLFALIVLAAGYGAAVGLLVPRAVYRLAVEPDAPWRDSCPSGHPLTGPAGGWLGPARCGACGGVFRGQASGLPDALRAGPPLPDGPRIQPVRRLGTGFWGGAPGATPAVAGLTAAVCAALAGAVGFAPELGVWLLLAPFFVLLALVDRAVQRLPDVLTLPLAAAAAVLLGGVALLPGARGSWPLALLGGLALGGGYLVLFLVNPNGMGFGDVKLAIGLGVALGWYGWGVLMPGALAGFVYGAGYGFVLVLRGRAGRRTAMPFGPFMVAGAFTGMLLGGLGA